One Chryseobacterium indoltheticum DNA segment encodes these proteins:
- a CDS encoding barstar family protein, protein MNTTYIDFVEIGDYEDFYTQLKEKVKLPEHFGDNLDALSDVISGELEMPLHIEFVNMSVDQLELFEDLLTTLEDAEEEVEDFTFNYYLEQYEDEEEEIDEQ, encoded by the coding sequence ATGAATACAACATACATCGATTTTGTAGAAATCGGAGATTACGAAGATTTTTATACTCAACTTAAAGAAAAAGTAAAACTTCCGGAACATTTCGGGGATAATCTGGATGCACTTTCAGATGTTATTTCAGGTGAATTGGAAATGCCTTTGCATATCGAGTTTGTTAATATGAGCGTTGATCAGCTTGAACTGTTTGAAGATCTTCTGACAACGCTGGAAGATGCAGAAGAGGAAGTTGAAGATTTTACGTTCAACTATTATCTGGAGCAGTACGAAGATGAGGAAGAGGAAATTGATGAACAGTAA
- the nadE gene encoding NAD(+) synthase, whose protein sequence is MQTQKVIDHIVQWLKDYAEKSGAKGYVLGVSGGVDSGVVSTLAAMTGLKTLLIEMPIRQKEDQVNRAWEHMNDLKSKFPNVEAMSVNLTPAFEELYKTFDVHDDEFPNEKLAFANTRSRLRMLTLYYYGQINGLLVCGTGNKVEDFGIGFYTKYGDGGVDLSPIADLYKTEVYELARALNLVKNIQEAIPTDGLWDAERTDEMQIGATYPELEKIQKEWGTKTEADYSGRDLEVFKIFSRMNKAAQHKINPIPVCDINEEWRN, encoded by the coding sequence ATGCAGACACAAAAAGTAATAGATCACATCGTACAATGGCTAAAAGATTATGCCGAAAAATCAGGAGCAAAAGGTTATGTATTGGGAGTTTCTGGCGGTGTAGATTCCGGAGTGGTTTCTACTTTGGCAGCAATGACCGGTTTGAAAACGTTGTTGATCGAAATGCCGATTCGTCAAAAAGAAGATCAGGTAAACCGTGCTTGGGAACACATGAATGATCTAAAGTCTAAATTCCCGAATGTTGAAGCAATGTCTGTCAATCTTACGCCAGCTTTTGAAGAACTATACAAAACTTTTGACGTTCACGATGACGAGTTTCCAAACGAAAAATTGGCTTTTGCCAATACAAGATCGCGTCTGAGAATGCTTACTTTATATTATTACGGGCAAATCAATGGTCTTTTAGTTTGTGGAACCGGAAACAAAGTGGAAGATTTCGGAATTGGTTTTTACACCAAATACGGTGATGGCGGCGTTGACCTCTCTCCTATTGCAGATCTTTACAAAACTGAAGTTTACGAATTGGCACGAGCTTTAAATCTTGTGAAAAATATTCAGGAAGCAATTCCTACAGACGGACTTTGGGATGCCGAAAGAACCGATGAAATGCAGATTGGTGCGACTTATCCTGAACTTGAAAAAATTCAGAAAGAATGGGGAACAAAAACTGAAGCTGATTATAGTGGTAGAGATCTGGAAGTTTTTAAAATATTCAGCAGAATGAATAAAGCGGCTCAACATAAAATTAATCCGATTCCTGTTTGTGATATTAATGAGGAATGGAGAAATTAA
- a CDS encoding GNAT family N-acetyltransferase — MMNIHIETERLILRNFVKEDYKRLFLLDSDPEVMKYVGMPTLSEIEESKEVVKMIMQQYEDNGLGRLAVIEKESGLLIGWSGLKLNTSEVNGHQNFYELGYRFLPETWGKGYAKESGKASLDYGFNDLKAEIIYAYAHSENLASNHILTKLGFKKTGEFIEPDGNCFWYELKKENFNS, encoded by the coding sequence ATGATGAATATTCATATTGAAACCGAAAGACTCATTCTCCGAAATTTTGTAAAGGAGGATTACAAGCGTCTTTTTCTGCTTGACTCTGATCCGGAAGTCATGAAGTATGTCGGAATGCCCACACTTTCTGAAATTGAAGAATCTAAAGAAGTGGTAAAAATGATTATGCAGCAATATGAAGACAATGGTTTGGGAAGACTTGCTGTTATTGAAAAAGAAAGCGGACTTCTTATCGGATGGAGCGGACTAAAACTTAATACATCAGAGGTAAACGGACACCAAAATTTCTACGAACTCGGCTATCGTTTTTTACCTGAAACATGGGGAAAAGGTTACGCTAAAGAATCAGGAAAAGCTTCTTTGGATTATGGTTTTAATGATTTGAAAGCCGAAATAATTTATGCATACGCTCATTCTGAAAATCTGGCCTCAAACCACATTTTAACAAAACTCGGATTTAAAAAAACAGGTGAATTTATAGAACCAGACGGAAATTGTTTTTGGTACGAACTTAAAAAAGAAAATTTTAATTCATAA
- a CDS encoding matrixin family metalloprotease, with amino-acid sequence MRRNKYLFIIVVLLWCCSCSKKKDLNILNDKPVIILVQPFKDMNSETTKFIAFEIKKIYPHLKILDAIDLPKESYYKERNRYRADSIIQYLSKNTTNGFVTIGLTTKDISTTKGAIKDFGIMGLGFKPGRSCVASSFRLTPNNKNDQFFKVAIHEIGHTQGLKHCPVKSCFMRDAEGKNPTDEETDFCNNCKNFLKTKNWKFK; translated from the coding sequence TTGAGAAGAAATAAATATCTATTTATAATTGTCGTGCTTTTATGGTGCTGTTCATGTAGCAAGAAAAAAGATTTAAATATACTAAACGATAAACCGGTCATTATTTTGGTTCAGCCTTTTAAAGATATGAATTCTGAGACAACAAAATTTATAGCCTTTGAAATCAAAAAAATATATCCTCACCTCAAAATTCTTGATGCTATTGATTTACCAAAAGAAAGCTATTATAAAGAAAGAAATCGATATAGAGCAGACTCCATTATTCAATATTTAAGTAAAAATACCACAAATGGATTTGTAACAATAGGTTTAACTACAAAAGACATTAGCACAACAAAAGGTGCAATTAAAGATTTTGGGATTATGGGATTAGGTTTTAAACCTGGAAGATCTTGCGTTGCGTCAAGTTTCAGGTTAACTCCCAACAATAAAAATGATCAGTTTTTCAAAGTTGCTATACATGAAATTGGACATACACAAGGCCTCAAACATTGTCCTGTAAAATCTTGCTTTATGAGAGATGCTGAAGGTAAAAATCCTACAGATGAAGAAACTGACTTTTGTAATAATTGTAAAAACTTTTTAAAAACTAAAAATTGGAAGTTTAAGTAA
- a CDS encoding ribonuclease domain-containing protein, whose product MNPKIRSLFFACLGLLFGMSVMFVYNNFIAEKKVPTKTENISEASVNQSDKQSIDELTNENTVINYVKQNHQLPDYYITKNEAKKLGWNPSQGNLCEVLPGKAIGGDYFGNREGKLPKGAKYFEADVNYSCGSRKSDRIVFTKNGEVYLTKDHYKSFEKK is encoded by the coding sequence ATGAATCCTAAAATCCGCTCACTTTTTTTTGCCTGTCTCGGACTTCTTTTCGGAATGTCTGTGATGTTTGTTTATAATAATTTTATTGCAGAGAAAAAAGTTCCGACCAAAACTGAAAACATTTCAGAAGCATCAGTAAATCAATCTGACAAACAATCTATTGATGAACTTACTAATGAAAATACTGTAATTAATTATGTAAAGCAAAACCATCAACTTCCGGATTATTACATCACGAAAAATGAAGCTAAAAAGCTGGGTTGGAATCCTTCTCAGGGAAATCTTTGTGAAGTTTTGCCCGGAAAAGCAATTGGTGGAGATTATTTTGGAAACCGTGAAGGAAAGCTTCCGAAAGGTGCAAAATATTTTGAAGCTGATGTTAATTACAGCTGCGGAAGCAGAAAGAGCGATCGAATTGTTTTTACTAAAAACGGTGAAGTGTATTTAACTAAAGATCATTATAAGAGTTTTGAGAAGAAATAA